A segment of the Panicum hallii strain FIL2 chromosome 1, PHallii_v3.1, whole genome shotgun sequence genome:
CTACGAACCGGAAATTTAAAATTATTGATTCATATTGTTACGTACCACGTTTCTCGTATATATGTGCTGTGAATTGAGCAGCTCACGAACGTAGGAGGTACGTAACGATGGAGAAGTAGCAGAAAACCAGCTACGCGTAATTGCGTAAATTAATTAGAACACGTGACGCGTAGGAGGTACGTAACGATGGAGAGGTAGCAGAAAACCAGCTACGCGTAATTGCGTAAATTAAATAGAACACGTGACGCATAACTACCGTCGGGACTCAGGCACACGCATCTTTCCCGATCACTCGCGTGCGTAATTCGGTAAATGTAGTACGTTGTGACCGTGCTGTGCATGTTTACCCCTTCTGACTTGCTAGTTCTCACTTGTTCGTCGTTCATCCTGATGACGACAGGCCGGGTCAGCTGGGTAGCTAGCCAGGCGTCGCGTGCTGGCATCGCCGTGGCGTGTGCACGTACACACCGAACGTCGCTGGAAACTAACCGAGCCCCGAGACGCTTTCATTCTCCCCAAGGAAACAAGGCACGTGCGCTGCTGCACGCGTCCTGTGTTCCTGTACCGTCACTGTATGCAGCAGCAGCGAGGAAGGTGACGGGGAGGTCGCCGAAGCGGCTTCCCGGCCGCAGGAGCTAGCGCTCCACCACCCACCCGTCGGACTCGGATCCGTCGTCCGTCCCCAAAAGCTGACCGTTGCCGCTTCCGCTCTCCCTCACTCACTGTCACTGCCTCCTCCTCCTACTTGCAGCTGCGACCGGACTGGCCGGCGACCAGTCAAACGAAACCCCTCCCCAACCAAACTTGCCTTGGCGTTGGCTGCTACCGCGCGCTCAGTCAGAGCACCGCATCGGTACGACCGCATCAGGACCGAGCCCCCGCCCTATAAATAGGGCCCGAAAGGCAAGCCTCCCTCTCCTCACAAGCTCATCATACCGGTCACCACCACACCACGCGGCGCTTGCTCAGCCTAGCCCTCCAGCTTCGTCTTCTCCTTCGCGCGAGCccaggcacggcgcggcgcgctgCCACGACGGCGTCGAGCAGTGAAGCGAGGAGCAGCACCATGGACAagcagcacggcggcggcggcgtcaagGTCACCTACATCGAGACGCGGTTCGTCACCTCCGACGCCGCAGGATTCAAGGACCTCGTGCAGCGCCTCACCGGCAGGTCCCCCGCCGGCGAAAAGCCGTCCCCAGCGGCGGCGCCGCACAGGCCGCGCGCGTGCCCCGCCGCATCAGGTGGGGACTGGACGACGGCCGCTGCGGCCGGAGCTCGGGCGCCGCAAGGCTACGACGATTACCGGCCGGTGGCCGAGGTGTGCTTCccggccgtcgccggccgcgcgccgccgtgccAGGAGAAGCTGCTGCTCGGCATGGATGACTTCTCCGACCTGTTCTACGTCGGTGCCGGCGATCAGTGGCGTCATGGGCTAAGTGGCGGTTACAGCGATCTTCCCTACTTTTGATCGACCATCATGATTGGATTGTTTTTTCCTTCTTCCCCTATTTCTTTGAGACGGAGATTCGCTTGGTGACAACGAATTACATGTACAAACTACTGTAACCATTACATTCATTTATTCATTTTTAGTTTAGTGTGTATTCGCACTAAGCTTGTGTAAGTTCTCCCTTGTTCAATTCATTTAATTTGCTCATTTCTGGTTAGTTTGCAAGTACAAGGGTAAATGTTGGCAGAAACTGGACCGCCTCGACCAGGATTTGAATATTCAAACACGCATGTAACCAGCATCGTTTTTGTTACATGCATAAAATGGACCTCCTTTTGCTACTCAGTTACTTCAAAGCTCATGCTCATCGTTTTCTCGACTGAGCATATATATAGTGCGTTAATACACATATCATTAGCAAAGATATTCCtcggaaaaagaaaagaaaaaaaacattgCCAAAGATACAAGGATTCACTTCTCTAACTCGACTAGCAAACCATGGATGGTCAGAAGCTGTATTCCAATGCGACAATTTATTTATATAAAAGCAACATCAAGTATTACAAATTGATTGAATCTTGCATTTCTATTATACCATAATCTATTTGTATCGACATCATAAAGATAGGatttcatatttttttaaatAATTAAATAAATGCTGCACATCTTGTGTTGTATCCtctattttataatgtttattTATTCTTGTATACTTATGCTTTTTAATGCTAATAGACCTTGCAGAGATATATCTAACTTTTACGGCTGATTGAACCCTATATTTTTGAGAGGCACAATCAAATCTTGAGCAGTGATCTGGCACTTCTATATAGGACGAGTTTTATCTATACTCGCGTGTAGCTACTCTCACCATCAGTATACCACTGTGTGTATGTTCGCATACTTTGAGTATATTCATATCCTAATTGGAATTAGATACTTCAAAAGGATATataaaaaaatttcaaaagcacccctattttttaaatatattatacttataccttagtactgctatataaaaattagtatgtcCACATACTGTATGTATGGTCACGTACGTAACGTATATATCATCATAGATATTCTAGTACGATCATATACTTCATGTACTTGTTCTTCGTTAGGTCAGATACGTCCTAtgtcatgagatatatatatatatatagaagtAGCTACAGTTGTGTGTAGAATAAATTTTTCTAACAAATAAATTTTCCTTAAAGTGGGTTATTGACAATTGTGGTACACCAAACCATTCATTCGACGACGCACTCTCGGATTCTCCTTCGGTTTCCTGCAAACCTCTCCCCTTCCCGGCGTCGTTGCTGAGGATCTTCGTTAATGGTTTCTCCGAACGGTTCCGAACGTCTTCACCGGTCGTACGATGGACACCCCGCGCCGCACGAGCGCTTGACCATCCATCTCCCTACGCAGTCCCCGAAAGTTGACCGTTGCCTGCATCTCTGCCATCTTCCCTCCTACCCTGAGGCCGGCGACCGGTCAAACTTGCTCCCTGTACCACACATCGGCACGACCAGGCCCCATCCCTCACCGCCATGCCGGCCCCACCACCATTTAGCCCCACATGTCACTGCCCAACAACCATCCCGCGCCGCCAACTTGCAATGCAAACCtaccgccccgccggccgcatCCTATAAATACAGCCCAGTGTACGACCAGTCCACCACCCAGAGCTTGCTCAGCCAGCCAgccttcctcttcctcccaagcgaGCCAGAGGTTGCGAGGCGGAGCACGAGCCACGAGGTGACGGTCGCAGAGCAGAGCCGACGCCGAGCGAGCAGGGAAGAAGGGAGAGAGGAAGCATGGACGGCGTCAAGGTCACCTACATCGAGACGCGGTTCGTCACCTCCGACGCCGCCGGATTCAAGGACCTCGTGCAGCGCCTCACCGGCAGGTCCCCCGCCGGCGACGCGCCGGCCCCAGCAGCGGCGCCGCGCGgcgctcctgcggccgccgccggcacgcAGGGATGCTACcacccgccgtcgccgccgtcggCAGCGCGCGTCGGAGAcggccgcctcgcgccgccgcgcctGGATGAGGCGTACGGCGGCGGAGACTTCGCCGGCCTGCTCTACGGCGCCAGCGCCAGCCAGGACGCACAATGTGGGCACGGTGGATATTACACTTTCAGCGATTATTTTCCCTGCTGATCGAGAGGGGCATGATCGGTCGAGATTGGTTTTTTCTTACGACAAGTATATAGTTCATGTACAAATCGATTCTACGTGCAACCATTATTTCTAGTATAATCCGTACAGCATGCCAGTACTTTCTTTGTGGGTGCTTCAGTAACACTCCGTATTCTCTTGCAAGTTTTGAACAAAACGAAAATGAACTTTGCCACGCATGCAAGGCCCTGGAACTGAACTGCCTCCAGTTACATGCTTGCATTCAAACATATAACTAACTAGCATAAAAAAAACAGCCTTGTTCGAAGATATCAGACACTCACATCATTCCTTTCAAGTCAGAGGCTCGTAGCTGATATATACGCCCAACAAACTGACAAGGGCATCACACACACATGCTGGTAATTCGCTACAAAGTTGGACCGTACCATTGCGAAAGACCTCCCCTATCAAGTTTATCAGCAGATCAGAATTGAAGTATTCATATCGATAAAACAAATCCACTCATGAGACTGATGATACCAATCTCAAGAAAATAGATCCCATCATGAGATTCCACCATGTCATACCCAAAAGACGAGGAGTTCAAGTCCTCCAGTAGAGACGTTAACAAAACCAATCAGTAACCTTAGGGCCCGCCTAACGCTTCCAGGTTTGTTCAGTTGTTGCAGCTTGGTGAAACCAAAGCGCTGATGCTCTGGATGAGATCAGAATTTTTTACTGCTGATTACCACTTCACCAGAGTAGCTATAGAATGCTAGCCGATACTATTTCCTAGctacatacatatatatgttGTAAGTAGTAACATCACTGCTAAAGGGATCAAAGATTCACTTGATTGTGTGGTTACATTGAGCATTCATCGATCTTGCTTTTAGTCAGCTGAAACGCTGGAATCACCCAGGCTCCGCAGCTGCACTGCATACCAGCCCAGTTGAATTGTCCCAGACGAGCTTTGCATCCCATACAGAAGAGCTTATTCGCAACATATCCTTCTTCCACTGCAAATAGTACAGAGAAATATCAGTGGCTTATGACGAATGCTCTAAAAGAAGAGAGGTAAAACCATCATAAATGGAGAACTTACCAGTTTGCATCCACTTCATTGGCTCCACAAAGATGCAAGGACATTCAGTTTGTTTGTCATCATCATCTGACCGTTTGCCTCTGTTGAAGCTCTTCCCACCTGCGCCCACTTCATGGGTAACAACAAATTCTTGAGTTGCAAGCATCCTCCGACATTTTTTACAGCGGTAAATAACGCCTGGATCAGGAGTTCGCTTTTCTGGGTTAACATCAGGTTCTGCAGATTTTTCTTTCAGAAAAGATTCTGCAGATTTCTCCTGGCATGTTTCTGTAGGCTTTTGATTAACCTCCAATCCTGCCTCCGGATCAGCTTTCTTCTCTGGGATGATTTCAGTTTCCACCACTGTGTCCTGACATGTTTCCAGTGGCTCTTCATTGACCTCGGACCCTGGAagctcatcagtttcctttcCTGGGTTAACATCATTTCCCACAGGATTTTGATTGGCCTCTGGTCCTGGCTTTTGTTGAATTAATGATTCTGACATCTGACCGGTTTCCATCTCCTTTAACCACATTATATCAGTTGTGCGAAATTTACATGCAAACATGGTACAACTGTACCAATACATAATacaaaaaatacaaaatcaacTTACCATGTTgtttaaacttgaaattaaaGCCTCCATAAGCCTACTGGAAATTGATTTGATGTTGCTTGCACCTGCAATGTTCACAGACAAGCAATAAGAGATCATGAACCTCACTGGTAAACATttaaagcaaaaaaaaaaaagttccTTACATACTGCAAATTAAACAAAATGTAAAGATGTTACTGCTGTATGCTCATAGTTATGGAAACGTAATATTCATCTATCCTGAGCATCATATGCAGTTAAGGACATGATCCATGGAAAATACATTCCATAACTTGCAGAAGCACAGTCCTTCTGTGATGCATGTGCACAATTGTTTTATGATATATGACTGAAACTCATCTTGACATTATGGGTTGTGACAACCCCATGAATTATATATCCTCTGTGTTATTAGTCACAATTCAGACAATTGAAGTCTTTATTTTGAAAAAGAGACAATTGAAGTTTTCATGCACCAATGCCAAGTACAGTAAGTATTTTTACTCAAATAAAGTATAAGAAACTTAGCAGTAACAGGATTTGTACACCTCCAAGTGGAGTGCAAACTAATTCTGTTCATTTAACGAGGCAGACTTGTCAGCACAAGCAACTAAAAAATAAACTTAGACTCTTGTTATTTCAATAGTCTGAAGTCCTAATGCATAAACAACATAAGTTGGGACAGGAACTGGGAATTGGCCAgttacaaaaagaaaaaaagaatagAACCCACACAATCTTTAACAATGCGGTGAATCTCTCAAATCTTCACATCTTTCAGCATCATTGCTGATGCAGAGTATTTTGGTTTAAAAAGTGATTTAAAAAGATGGCCACACTGTATAGTTCATAGCTACACTTCATCAGGCCTATACAACACAGATCATGTAAGCAGCAATGTCCATTTGAATCATGGCACAAACCAAATCCCACATTCTCTTTGTAAAACTGAATTCTGGTAAAGCAAACAATTGGGAGGCAGTTAGTTTGTAATACAAACCAACAGCCATATTGGCGGTTCCTTCCATTGTATTCATAATGTCCCAACCAGGCCCTGAATCATGGAGTCGCCAACAGACTCTGGAAGCAGTGAATGATTCTAGGTCAGGCGTTCAGGATTTCCAAAGCTATCCAACCCCAAAACCTCACGTAAACCCAACCACAAGGAGCAGGGCGGGGCATAACGTGCGTCACGCCGGGATCAGTTGAGCCCCAGAAACACCATCATggaaaaataatttacaccCGCACCTGGGATCCCAGTCCTTAGGGCACCAGCAGCGACCCATCGATTCCGCGCGCCCTAAAGAAATGAAGCATCCTAGTCGAACCGAACCGGATCCATGGGTGAACGGGAACAAATACGCGGCTAAATGATGCACGCGAACACGGGAATTGAACCGATTACTCGCGCCGGCAACTGAAGCACCTCCAAGGAAACCCGCAATTAGAGAGGAAGGGAAATCCGATGGTTAGGGttccttaccagggtaaaaatCAATCAGAAGCGTGGACGGATTCGCCCGCTCCGCGCCAATTCCGAAACCAGCtgagggcggaggaggagcgcggCGAGTCGACGCCGGCAGCGGAAGTGCGAGGGCTGACGCTGGGAGCGGACGGCCGGTtaaggcggcgcgggcgcgggggaACCGGGGAAGAGGACGGCGGTGTCAGCCGTCAGCCATATAAACGGTCAGGAGACGTATGTATATTGTATAACAGCCGTATGCCCGTATCCGTCTTTAAAAAGGAGGATAATACGAGTTcgatttctttttctttcactTTGATTGAGACGACACAATTTTGAATACGAGCATACGGCTGTCAGCTCCTATTTGTGAATGGACACAAAACTTTTCTTTCATCAAATGAGTTTCAATGATTTCtatctcctctgtgggagcctTGATATGCTCCTGTTTGTGAATGGATCAAGTTGCTGGCCATCCCTATTTGGAGGTTTGGCCTCAGGTTACTATCTCACAACATCAGATGAAATAAGCATCTGAAAATTCAGAAAAACATGTCAATATTCTTTTCTTTACCAATACATTTGTTCACCAACATATAACCCTTTGGAATGTTATGTCTTGAATAAGCAAATTCCCATCATCTATTTCTACAGTAGTACATAAGTTAAAAACTTAAAAAGTATTGAAATATTATATTTTAACGGTAATTCTCACAACATCAGATGTTACTATCTCCATTGAATGATTCAGAATAGTTATTATCTATGTAGTACTGAATAAAAAGCAACACATCATATATTTCTGAACGGAGTATAAAGGTAATATTTTCCACTGAAGTTACTATGCTGTATTTCTTGAAGTGTTTCTAACACAGTTATCTAACTCGCATTGCAAGCAACATCAACGGTTCCACAATCTTCTGGAATTAGAAATAGTAAAGTTGAGTAGCCCTGCAATAACTATCCTTCGATCTTTATATTACCAGAAGTGGTAACAAAATGCAATTTCAACACGTTTACACCGCGACAAGCAGACATGGCACTTAACAGGCCATCTACTAGGAACCACAAGCTGAATACTGATATGGAAAGGAAATATTTCATAAACGAAAATTGTTAAATTGGAGGGGAATTGCCTTTTCCTTTGAATCCATTTCCTCCCTTACTGCCGAAATGATAACCTGCTCTTCTTAAACATTCAACAATGCAGCAAGGTACATCAACAtcatcaacaacaacaacaacaacaacaacaacaacaacactTAGCCTTTtatcccaagcaagttggggtaggctaaaCATGAAACCCACGGAAAACAAGAAAGAAATAAAAAAGGGCACAAAACAAAGGAAGATTTAGgtgttaaacaaaaagtaaaaaagatcacggttcaggtacgttaattgctaatctccaaacGCTCCTGTCCATAGCTAATttcttagcgatattccactccttaagatctctcttaaccgtctcatcccaagttagtctagatctacctctacctctctttacattatcgccccgctttaaaactccactacgcaacGACGCGTCGGGAGGCtaccgttgtacatgtccaatgCAGCAAGGTACATCAAATAGTTTTTTTCTTTCCTCACCAGATATTATTGAGAAAGGCAGAAAAAAGTAAAGGTGGCACCACAAATATGTGCAATAAAAACTATTATCCAGGAACTGCACATATAAAATGATTCCATGGTGTAGTGGTTATCACTCACTTTGAATCTGGCAACCTGGGTTCGAATCCTGGTGGGACCTTACCCTTTTTAAATCCAAGGAGAATCTGTGAATATGCCATTCAAAAGATCCAAACTTTTGGAAATCCAATTAGCTTTTCCCAAAAAGGAGCTCAGAAGATCCAAACTTTTGGAAAAACCAATTACCTTTTCCGGGTTTACTTTAATACCTTCAGAAAGTTTTCATCATTTGCTCCAGTTTTTAATCCATTGCATGCTTAATTTGTTTGGGATAGAGAACGTAGTAGGAAATAGTGGGATGTAGATCAGCAAATATCTGTGGCATTCTCTGCGCACAAATGGAACAAGAAGGGGAGAGCTCGGCTGGAGAGAAACAACATACTTGAAAGTGAGAAAGGTGATAAGCAAGCTGGGCAATTCTCACAACATTGACTGGTGCCATTTCCACATGACTTTCAATATATTACTGATTTGTACTAGAAGTTTGACACATCATACATTTCTCGATGAACTGCAAATATGTCTCACTCAAGTTTAGATATTGTATTTCTTAATCAGTCTATTGACATGGTACAACCAATTGACAAAGTCGTGCATCATTAACAGCCCCATAATCTCTTTAGTCTAAGAAACAGGAAAGAATCAGGTATAGTAAAACCCAGTAGCTGCCATAACCCCCAAAAAATGCTGAGAATGGAGCCAAGCGCAAGTTCATGCCAAAACTCAACAGTCTACTGCAGACATGGCAATGAAtgatttaaaaataaaataaaatgttGAATTGGAGAGAAGTTATCCCTTCAGTCAAATTCAATTCCTAAATAGCACTCAATTACGCAGCAAGGTGCATCAGTTAAACTACAGAAATTAGCCTATTCCTTGCGATTTATTGGGAATGGCTAACAGAAGCAAAAACAATATGGTGCTATGGGGATGTGCTATCATAAATATATTATCTAGGGAGAAAACACATAAAATGGTTCCATGGTGTAGTGGTTATCACTCCAGACTTTGAATCTGGCAACCTGGGTTCGAATCCCGGTGGGACCTACCCTTTTTACATCAAAGGAGAATTTGTGATATGCCATTCAAAAGATCCAAACTTTTGGAAACCCAATTAGCTTTTCCCTAAAAGGAGCTCAGAAGATCCAAACTTTTGGAAAAACCAATTAACTTTTCCAGGTTCACTTTAGGGGCTGTTTGGGAGAGCCTATCCCAATTTCTTGCTTCACCTGTTGTGCGCAAATTGAGGAACTATAGTGTGAAGCCGTTTTGTAAGCTCAGGGTAAAATGAACTAGAAGCCAGGTGAATCcagattttcttttttttggctTCACTAGTGAAGCCGTTTGGGAGAAACCCTCCCAAACGGCCCCTTAATACATTCAGAAAATTTTCATCATTTGCTCCAGTTTTTAATCCATTGCATGCTTAATGTGCTTGGGATAGAGAACGTAGTAGGAAAAGCGGGATGTAGATCAGCAAATATTTGTGGCATTCTATCCTATAGCCAGGATTAAGAAGGAGGTTATAGGAGTTGTGCCCAAAATGGAACAAGAGGACAGCTCGGCTGGAGAGCAACATACTTGAGAGTGAGAAAGGCAATAAGCAAGCTGGGTAATTCTACAACATTGACAGTGCTATTTCCCACATGACTTTCAATATATTACTGATTTGCACTAGAAGTTTGACAAACCATACATTTCTCAATGAATTGCAAATATGTCTCACTCGAGCCAAGATATTGTATTTCTTAATCAGTCTGACATGGTACAACCAATTGACAAGGTCATGCATCATTAACAGCCCCATAATCTCTTTAGACTAAGAAACAGGAAAGAATCAGGTATAGTAAAACCCAGTAGCTGCCATAACCCCCAAAAAATGCTGAGAATGGAGCCAAGCGCAAGTTCATGCCAAAACTAAACAGTCTACTGCAGATATGGCAATGAAtgatttaaaaataaaataaaatgttGAATTGGAGAGAAGTTATCCCTTCAGTCAAATTCAATTCCTAAATAGCACTCAATAACGCAGCAAGGTGCATCAGTTAAACTACAGAAATTAGCCTATTCCTTGCGATTTATTGGGAATGGCTAACAGAAGCAAAAACAATATGGTGCTATGGGGATGTGCTATCATAAATATATTATCTAGGGAGAAAACACGTAAAATGGTTCCATGGTGTAGTGGTTATCACTCCAGACTTTGAATCTGGCAACCTGGGTTCGAATCCCGGTGGGACCTACCCTTTTTACATCAAAGGAGAATTTGTGATATGCCATTCAAAAGATCCAAACTTTTGGAAACCCAATTAGCTTTTCCCTAAAAGGAGCTCAGAAGATCCAAACTTTTGGAAAAACCAATTAACTTTTCCAGGTTCACTTTAGGGGCTGTTTGGGAGAGCCTATCCCAATTTCTTGCTTCACCTGTTGTGCGCAAATTGAGGAACTATAGTGTGAAGCCGTTTTGTAAGCTCAGGGTAAAATGAACTAGAAGCCAGGTGAATCcagattttcttttttttggctTCACTAGTGAAGCCGTTTGGGAGAAACCCTCCCAAACGGCCCCTTAATACATTCAGAAAATTTTCATCATTTGCTCCAGTTTTTAATCCATTGCATGCTTAATGTGCTTGGGATAGAGAACGTAGTAGGAAAAGCGGGATGTAGATCAGCAAATATTTGTGGCATTCTATCCTATAGCCAGGATTAAGATGGAGGTTATAGGAGTTGTGCCCAATATAGAAGAGATACTTTTTCTATTCAACACAAACCCTAACAGGGTATAGTTATTGTAATACACATGGGCCCAATGGGCCACAATGCCCCATGGGCACAATACACTCCAACATCCCCCCGCAGTCTGAACAACCGGCGCAGCGGTGTTCAAGACTGGACAAGAAGAGAGAACAAGGGGCAAATACCCCCCCGCAGCCACGACTAGCCACCGGCTACGTTGAGGCTGGATCGAAACTCCGAGAAGGTCGAGGAGGGCAGCCCCTTGGTGAAGATGTCAGCAAACTGGGAGGTAGTCGGGACATGGAGGACCCGAACATCGCCGACTGCGACTCTATCGCGCACGAAGTGTAGGTCGATCTCCACGTGCTTTGTCCGCTGATGCTGGACGGGGTTGGTGGAGAGATACACGGCGCTGACGTTGTCGCAGTAGACGATCGTGCTCTTGGCGAGCGGGCTGTGGAGCTCCGCCAAGAGCTGTCGAAGCCAGGACGCCTCCGCAACGCCGTTAGCGACAGCCCGGTACTCCGCCTCGGCACTGGAGCGAGAGACAACCGGCTGCCGCTTGGACGACCAGGAGACCAGGTTGCCGCCCAGGAAGACGGCGTAGCCGGAAGTGGATCGACGGGTGTCCGGGCAGCCAGCCCAGTCAGCGTCGGTGTAGACCACCAGCTCAGCAGAAGACGAGCGGTGAAGAACCAGGCCGAGGTCCACAGTGCCACGGACGTAGCGGAGGAGACGCTTCAGCGCAGCAAGGTGTGACTCCCGGGGATCATGCATATGGAGACAGACCTGCTGGACAGCGTAGGTGAGATCCGGCCTGGTGAAGGTGAGGTATTGCAAAGCACCAGCCAGACTCCGGTAGGCAGTAGGATCAGCCACCGGATCACCCAGATCGGCGGACAGCTTCGCCTGAGTGTCGACAGGAGTGGAGCAGGGCTTGCAATCAGTCATCCCAGCCCGCTCCAAGATATCGAGTGCGTACTGCCGCTGGTGCATGAGAAGACCAGACGGGCAAGGCTCAACAGTGACGCCCAAGAAGTGGTGGAGCTGACCGAGATCCTTCATAGCAAACTCCTGCCGCAGAGAGAAGATGACACTCTGAAGCAACTGCTGACTCAAGGCTGTGAGCACAATGTCATCAATGTAGAGCAGCAGATAAGAGGTCTCATCCCCTCGCAGGTAGACGAAGAGAGACGTGTCAGACTTGGCCTCGGTGAACCCCAATGTCAGCAAGAACGTGGCGAACCGAGAGTACCAAGCCCGAGGAGCCTGCTTCAGCCCATAGAGAGATTTGTTGAGCCGGCAGACCATATCCGGACGGCTCGAATCCACAAATCCCGCTGGCTGAGAGCAGTAGACAGTCTCGAACAGAGTGCCGTGAAGAAACGCATTCTTCACGTCCAGTTGGTGCACAGGCCAAGAGCGCGAGAGCGCAAGCGACAGGACAGTGCGCACCGTAGCAGGCTTCACGACAGGGCTGAAGGTCTCATCATAGTCCAC
Coding sequences within it:
- the LOC112876140 gene encoding uncharacterized protein LOC112876140; the encoded protein is MDKQHGGGGVKVTYIETRFVTSDAAGFKDLVQRLTGRSPAGEKPSPAAAPHRPRACPAASGGDWTTAAAAGARAPQGYDDYRPVAEVCFPAVAGRAPPCQEKLLLGMDDFSDLFYVGAGDQWRHGLSGGYSDLPYF
- the LOC112882318 gene encoding probable dual specificity protein phosphatase DDB_G0281963 isoform X1, with the protein product MRSQIGISSGRPPTPCRVRIRRFHRLRDFGKCQALFLLCACQAYKFIWRQMLGASNIKSISSRLMEALISSLNNMEMETGQMSESLIQQKPGPEANQNPVGNDVNPGKETDELPGSEVNEEPLETCQDTVVETEIIPEKKADPEAGLEVNQKPTETCQEKSAESFLKEKSAEPDVNPEKRTPDPGVIYRCKKCRRMLATQEFVVTHEVGAGGKSFNRGKRSDDDDKQTECPCIFVEPMKWMQTVEEGYVANKLFCMGCKARLGQFNWAGMQCSCGAWVIPAFQLTKSKIDECSM
- the LOC112882318 gene encoding probable dual specificity protein phosphatase DDB_G0281963 isoform X2, which codes for MRSQIGISSGRPPTPCRVRLRDFGKCQALFLLCACQAYKFIWRQMLGASNIKSISSRLMEALISSLNNMEMETGQMSESLIQQKPGPEANQNPVGNDVNPGKETDELPGSEVNEEPLETCQDTVVETEIIPEKKADPEAGLEVNQKPTETCQEKSAESFLKEKSAEPDVNPEKRTPDPGVIYRCKKCRRMLATQEFVVTHEVGAGGKSFNRGKRSDDDDKQTECPCIFVEPMKWMQTVEEGYVANKLFCMGCKARLGQFNWAGMQCSCGAWVIPAFQLTKSKIDECSM